A genomic region of Haliotis asinina isolate JCU_RB_2024 chromosome 1, JCU_Hal_asi_v2, whole genome shotgun sequence contains the following coding sequences:
- the LOC137295518 gene encoding uncharacterized protein isoform X1, producing MADKFVAKRDRFNSITFNVSDQTFASDEELIQNLEAALTEWRTNKVRGVWIKISLQQTSLVPMLVKLGFDFHHAQPGYVMMSVWLPADEPNNLPEYANQYIGVGGFVVNSRNQVLAIQERFQSRPHWKLPGGHADKGEDIGETAKREVFEETGIECEFESILTFRHQHNYRYGCSDIYFVCVMRPSSDDLKPCQHEIAKCQWMDLDEYINHEEMSVGNRHIAQCYKESLSHGGLAVVPSPVISFNGKVYNKMYSVQHKDEVQTNID from the exons ATGGCGGACAAATTTGTTGCTAAGAGAGACAG GTTTAATAGTATCACATTCAATGTCAGTGATCAAACCTTTGCCAGTGATGAAGAACTTATCCAGAATCTTGAAG CTGCTCTGACTGAGTGGCGGACAAACAAGGTCCGAGGCGTATGGATTAAGATCAGCTTACAGCAGACGTCACTGGTGCCGATGCTTGTCAAG CTGGGGTTTGACTTCCACCATGCCCAACCAGGATACGTGATGATGAGTGTGTGGCTGCCAGCAGATGAACCCAACAATCTGCCAGAGTATGCCAACCAGTATATTG GTGTTGGTGGGTTTGTAGTCAATAGCAGGAACCAGGTACTGGCAATACAGGAGAGGTTCCAAAGTCGGCCACACTGGAAACTTCCTGGTGGACATGCAGATAAAG GGGAAGACATTGGCGAGACAGCTAAGCGAGAGGTGTTTGAGGAAACGGGTATAGAGTGCGAGTTTGAGTCGATACTGACTTTCCGTCACCAGCATAACTACCGCTACGGCTGCTCCGACATCTACTTCGTCTGCGTGATGAGACCCAGCAGTGACGACCTTAAGCCCTGTCAGCATGAGATCGCCAAGTGTCAGTGGATGGAT CTGGATGAGTACATAAACCATGAGGAGATGTCAGTCGGAAACCGTCACATTGCACAGTGCTACAAAGAGAGCTTGAGTCATGGAGGTCTCGCAGTGGTCCCTAGTCCAGTCATCTCTTTCAATGGCAAAGTTTACAATAAAATGTACAGTGTCCAACACAAGGATGAAGTCCAGACCAATATAGACTAG
- the LOC137295528 gene encoding mitochondrial translation release factor in rescue-like, which translates to MHMFHTMSVAHQVNQWIIHPFLIPKSTQGTLKKLLTVLCQQNRSLSSHLSTLKAPSQQIKFLNTEGQDIGHLHSRGNFRKILTVSAPLRSYVSQKDYQFPVVDEGELEEQYVRGSGPGGQAVNKTANCVVLKHLPTGIVVKSHESRSLDTNRRTARLKLRDRLDLLINGENSFQMMQRREETKRRIQKKKKTNEKLELKRAFKQEMKRIKEE; encoded by the exons ATGCACATGTTCCATACCATGTCAGTAGCTCATCAAGTTAATCAATGGATTATCCACCCTTTCCTCATTCCAAAATCAACACAAGGGACACTGAAGAAACTCTTAACAGTGTTGTGTCAGCAAAACAGATCACTCTCATCACACCTGTCAACCTTGAAAGCACCTTCTCAACAGATTAAGTTTCTCAACACAGAGGGCCAAGATATAGGTCATTTGCACAGCAGAGGAAATTTTAGGAAGATTTTGACTGTCAGTGCCCCATTACGAAGCTATGTGTCACAGAAAGATTACCAGTTTCCTGTTGTGGACGAGGGTGAGTTGGAGGAGCAGTATGTCCGTGGCAGCGGCCCGGGAGGTCAAGCGGTCAACAAGACTGCCAACTGTGTGGTGCTCAAACACTTGCCTACAGGGATTGTTGTGAAG AGCCATGAATCCCGATCTCTGGACACCAACAGACGCACAGCAAGGCTGAAACTACGGGACAGACTAGATCTGCTGATAAATGGGGAAAACAGCTTCCAGATGATGCAACGCAGGGAGGAAACGAAACGAAGAAtacagaaaaagaagaagacaaatgaGAAACTTGAACTGAAAAGAGCTTTCAAGCAAGAAATGAAAAGGATTAAAGAAGAATAG
- the LOC137295518 gene encoding uncharacterized protein isoform X2: MADKFVAKRDRFNSITFNVSDQTFASDEELIQNLEAALTEWRTNKVRGVWIKISLQQTSLVPMLVKLGFDFHHAQPGYVMMSVWLPADEPNNLPEYANQYIGEDIGETAKREVFEETGIECEFESILTFRHQHNYRYGCSDIYFVCVMRPSSDDLKPCQHEIAKCQWMDLDEYINHEEMSVGNRHIAQCYKESLSHGGLAVVPSPVISFNGKVYNKMYSVQHKDEVQTNID, translated from the exons ATGGCGGACAAATTTGTTGCTAAGAGAGACAG GTTTAATAGTATCACATTCAATGTCAGTGATCAAACCTTTGCCAGTGATGAAGAACTTATCCAGAATCTTGAAG CTGCTCTGACTGAGTGGCGGACAAACAAGGTCCGAGGCGTATGGATTAAGATCAGCTTACAGCAGACGTCACTGGTGCCGATGCTTGTCAAG CTGGGGTTTGACTTCCACCATGCCCAACCAGGATACGTGATGATGAGTGTGTGGCTGCCAGCAGATGAACCCAACAATCTGCCAGAGTATGCCAACCAGTATATTG GGGAAGACATTGGCGAGACAGCTAAGCGAGAGGTGTTTGAGGAAACGGGTATAGAGTGCGAGTTTGAGTCGATACTGACTTTCCGTCACCAGCATAACTACCGCTACGGCTGCTCCGACATCTACTTCGTCTGCGTGATGAGACCCAGCAGTGACGACCTTAAGCCCTGTCAGCATGAGATCGCCAAGTGTCAGTGGATGGAT CTGGATGAGTACATAAACCATGAGGAGATGTCAGTCGGAAACCGTCACATTGCACAGTGCTACAAAGAGAGCTTGAGTCATGGAGGTCTCGCAGTGGTCCCTAGTCCAGTCATCTCTTTCAATGGCAAAGTTTACAATAAAATGTACAGTGTCCAACACAAGGATGAAGTCCAGACCAATATAGACTAG